Proteins encoded together in one Agromyces sp. 3263 window:
- a CDS encoding cobyric acid synthase, whose amino-acid sequence MTTLNIVSLLPSLMNTNGDAENATVLQRRAEWAGLEACVIAVDSPADLPGRVDAVVIGSGSDASLEAVRSKLLTIHDELRTWGTDGIPILSVGTGWELLSWGIERRDGSTVEGLGILPGRAVPRDGRATGDVVVASPRFGLLVGFENHARDYVGAEGSPLGRLRSGTGNGRGSGQEGVVMGAVIGTHLHGPVLAKNPEFADHLLASMAERAGLEYVAGPAAAVADAYAAVARETQLAAVGAAASVTEA is encoded by the coding sequence ATGACCACCCTGAACATCGTGTCGCTCCTGCCCTCGCTGATGAACACGAACGGCGATGCCGAGAATGCGACGGTGCTCCAGCGGCGCGCGGAATGGGCCGGCCTCGAGGCGTGTGTCATCGCCGTCGACTCGCCCGCCGACCTGCCGGGTCGGGTGGACGCGGTCGTGATCGGCTCGGGAAGCGACGCCTCGCTCGAGGCGGTCCGGTCGAAGCTGCTCACGATCCACGACGAGTTGCGCACGTGGGGCACCGACGGAATCCCGATCCTCTCGGTCGGCACCGGGTGGGAGCTGCTGAGCTGGGGGATCGAGCGCCGCGACGGCTCGACCGTCGAGGGCCTCGGCATCCTCCCGGGGCGTGCCGTGCCCCGCGACGGCCGGGCCACCGGCGATGTCGTCGTCGCGTCGCCGCGGTTCGGGCTGCTCGTCGGGTTCGAGAACCATGCCCGAGACTACGTCGGCGCCGAGGGCTCGCCGCTCGGGCGCCTCCGCTCGGGCACCGGCAACGGCCGCGGCTCGGGCCAGGAGGGCGTCGTGATGGGCGCGGTCATCGGCACGCACCTGCACGGTCCCGTGCTGGCGAAGAACCCGGAGTTCGCCGATCACCTGCTCGCGTCGATGGCGGAGCGGGCCGGGCTCGAGTACGTGGCCGGGCCTGCGGCAGCTGTCGCCGACGCGTACGCGGCTGTTGCGCGCGAGACGCAGCTCGCGGCCGTCGGCGCCGCGGCATCCGTCACCGAGGCCTGA